A segment of the Symmachiella macrocystis genome:
GACGACGCAAGAAACGACCGCCACCGCCATGTGAACTGTGCAACGTTAGCTGACGATTTTCGCCAGGATATCGCTTTCGCGCAGGACCATGACTTCTTGGCCATCGACTTCAATGTCCGTTCCGCCATATTTGCCGTACAGGACTTTATCGCCAACTGTTACGCTCAACTCAGCGCGTTCGCCCGATTCCAGCAAACGGCCGGGACCGACGGCAACCACTTCGCCGCGTTGGGGTTTTTCTTGGGCCGCGTCGGGCAGCACGATGCCGCCGGCGGTTGTGGTTTCTGCTTCCATCACTCGTACGACAACACGATCATCCAAAGGTTTCAACTGCATCTTCTTGTTTGCTCCAAAAATCCGTTCGCCAAGGTTTTCGTTGTTGCTAACACTCGGCTCAAAACCGCATACGCCAGTTGTTGACGCTCAGACCAGCGAACGTGCCGCTCGTTATTTGGTTTTGAAGCCGTATTGGTTTTGACACCGTATTTATTGAAAAGGTCCGCCCCAACGCACGCCATTTCTGCCGGACGCGGGGCTGACTTCATCGACTCGACTCGGACCGACTTTCCATTCTGCCGATGTGCCAATTGCTTCTGAGTCACAGACTCAAACTCCGACACAGCGGAAGTGCTGAAGAGCCGATGCTTACATCATTCCCGGCATACCACCCATGCCGGGCATGCCACCCATTCCGGGCATTCCACCGCCCATGCCAGGCATGCCGCCCATGCCGCCCATGCCGCCCATGCCGCCGCCCATTCCATGGTCATGGTCGTGCTGGTGGTCGTCGCCTTCTTCGGCCGGTTCCTCAACAATGATCGCTTCAGTCGTCAACAGCAAGCACGCCACGCTTGCGGCGTTTTGCAAGGCAATTCGTGTCACCTTGGCTGGGTCGACGATACCGAATTCGAACATGTCGCCGTAGCGGTCGTTGAGAGCATCGTAGCCCTCGGACTTGGTTTTCAGTTTGCGAACGTTGTTGGCAACGACCGCTCCCTCAGCACCGGCGTTTGCGGCGATGCGACGAATCGGGATGTCCAACACGTTCTTGATGATTGAGGCTCCATGGGCTTCGTCACCGACGAGCTTGAGAGCGTCGATGGCTTTGGCACAGCGAACCAATGCCACGCCGCCACCAGGAACAACTCCTTCTTCGATCGCCGCACGCGTTGCCGCCAGGGCGTCGTCGATCAGGTCTTTGCGTTCCTTCATGGCCGTTTCAGTCGCGGCTCCGACGTTGATCTGCGCGACGCCGCCAGCCAACTTGGCCAACCGCTCCTGCAGTTTTTCACGATCGTATTCGCTGTCGGTCTCGCCGATTTCGTGGCGAATTTGGTCGGCACGTCCGGCAATGGCGGCTTTGGTGCCACCACCGCTCACGACCACCGTATTTTCAGCAGTGATGCGAACTTTCTTGGCTGTTCCCAAGTCGCTCAACTGCACGTTTTCCAGTTTTAGGCCCAGATCTTTGAAGACCGCTTTGCCACCGGTGAGGATGGCGATGTCTTCCAGCTGTGCCTTGCGGCGGTCGCCGTAGCCAGGAGCTTTGACGGCTGCGATGTTCAAGATGCCG
Coding sequences within it:
- the groES gene encoding co-chaperone GroES, coding for MQLKPLDDRVVVRVMEAETTTAGGIVLPDAAQEKPQRGEVVAVGPGRLLESGERAELSVTVGDKVLYGKYGGTDIEVDGQEVMVLRESDILAKIVS
- the groL gene encoding chaperonin GroEL (60 kDa chaperone family; promotes refolding of misfolded polypeptides especially under stressful conditions; forms two stacked rings of heptamers to form a barrel-shaped 14mer; ends can be capped by GroES; misfolded proteins enter the barrel where they are refolded when GroES binds) produces the protein MAKLMNFDEDARASLLAGVGKLARAVGSTLGPRGRNAVLDKGWGSPKITKDGVTVAEDVDLEDPYENMGVQLVKEAASKTSDIAGDGTTTATVLSEAIFKEGLKFIAAGGDPMSLSRGINKAVEAVVGDIKKMSKPVAGNDKKQIERVATIAGNNTPEIGAILANALMKVGADGVITVEEGRHVSTEVELVEGMQFERGYLSPHFVTDQDQQECVLENCKILIFEEKISNAKDLVPLLEAVSKANAPLLIIAEDIEGEALATLVVNKLRGILNIAAVKAPGYGDRRKAQLEDIAILTGGKAVFKDLGLKLENVQLSDLGTAKKVRITAENTVVVSGGGTKAAIAGRADQIRHEIGETDSEYDREKLQERLAKLAGGVAQINVGAATETAMKERKDLIDDALAATRAAIEEGVVPGGGVALVRCAKAIDALKLVGDEAHGASIIKNVLDIPIRRIAANAGAEGAVVANNVRKLKTKSEGYDALNDRYGDMFEFGIVDPAKVTRIALQNAASVACLLLTTEAIIVEEPAEEGDDHQHDHDHGMGGGMGGMGGMGGMPGMGGGMPGMGGMPGMGGMPGMM